CTATTTACGGATTACAATTTCATCCGGAGTCAATTTTGACAGAGGATGGCAAAAAAATGATTTATAATTTTGTGGAGGGGATATGTAATGTTGCAGGATGCAATTAAAAAAATAGTTATGGGTAATAATTTAACAGAAGAAGAAGCTCAAAAAGCAATGAATTTGATTATGAAAGGAGGAATTCATCCATCTCTTGTCGGAGGATATCTTGTAGGTCTCAGAATGAAAGGAGAAACAATTGAAGAAATATCAGGCTCAGCCAAATCTATGAGGGACAATGCATTAAGGTTAAAACTGACATCGGATTATGTTATAGATACATGCGGTACCGGCGGTGACGGTGGAAAGACCTTCAATATTTCGACAGCAGTAGCAATAATAGCATCGGCAGCAGGTGTAAAAGTGGCAAAGCATGGTAACAGGGCAGTATCAAGCAAAAGTGGCAGTGCTGATGTTTTAAAAGAATTGGGATTTAAAATTGATTTAGAACCGGAATTGACAAAAAAAAGCATAGATGATACTGGCTTTGGCTTTTTATTTGCGCCAATATATCATGTGGCAATGAAAAATGTTGCTCCAATAAGAAAAGAACTTGGCTTAAGGACAATATTTAATATGTTGGGTCCATTGACGAACCCTGCATTTGTGAAAGGTCAGGTAATTGGTGTATATGATGGTAAATTAACACATCAAATAGCAGAAGTATTGTTAAAACTTGGTTTAGAAAGGGCTTTGGTTGTATATGGGGAAGATGGGCTTGATGAAATATCAACGGCAGCTCCTACTAAGGTAAGTGAAGTTAGAGATGGTAAAGTATTTGATTATTATATTGAGCCGCAAGATTATGATATTCCACTTGCAAAGACAAAGGATTTGCGAGGAGGTGATGCAAAAGAAAATGCAGAAACAATTATAAATATTTTAAAGGGGGAAAAAGGAGCAAAAAGAGATATTGTAGTTTTAAATAGCGCTGCAGCCCTTTACGTAGGCAAGATGGTTGAAGATATAAAAGAGGGTATTAAAATGGCAAATAATCTTATAGATACAGGTTTGGCATTTGATAAATTAAATGATGTTCTTCAATATCAAAGGAGGATTCTGCAATGATTCTTGATGATATTGTGGCAAAGAAGAAAGAACAAATCAAAATTCAAAAAAAATTAAAACCAATTTCAGAGCTTATTTACACATTCAAAAATGAATCAAGAGATTTTCCGGCTGCTATAAATAAAGATGAGATTTCTATTATTGCAGAAATAAAAAAAGCATCACCATCTAAAGGGATAATAGCAGCGGATTTTAATCATAAAAAAATAGCGGAAAGCTACGAAAAAATCGGAATTGATGCTGTATCTGTATTAACTGAAAGGTATTTTTTTCAAGGGGAAAATGAATATATAGATGATGTAAAGAACATAACGACAAAGCCTATATTGCGGAAAGATTTTATAATTGATGAATATCAAATTTTTGAGTCAAAAGCTTTAAAGGCTGATGCTGTACTTTTTATTGTGGCAATACTGGGAAACAAAATAAAAAAGTTTTATGACCTTGCTAAATCCCTTGAGCTTTATTGCATTGTTGAAGTACACAATGAAACTGAATTAAATATTGCATTGGAGGCAGATTGTGCAATAATCGGAATAAATAACAGGGATTTAAACAATTTCAATGTTGATATAAAGACAACAGAAAAATTAATAAGCAAAATAAATGGTAATAGATTGGTTGTATCAGAAAGCGGAATCAAAACACCTGAGGATATAAAATATTTAAGGTCTCTTGGTGTAAATGCGGTTTTGATTGGTGAAACATTTATGAGAATTATTGATGATTACAATAAATTAAATGATTTTATAATAAAATCTAAGGGTGAATATTAATGGTTAAGATTAAAATATGTGGTATAAGAAGAATAGAAGATATTGAGTATTTAAATATATTAAAGCCGGATTATGCAGGATTTGTATTTGCAAAAAGCAAAAGACAGGTTAATATTGAAACAGCAAAGGCACTTATAGAAAAACTTGATAAAAAGATAAAAACAGTAGGTGTTTTTGTTAATGAGGATAGGAATGATGTTCTTAATAAAGCTAATAGGTTAAACCTTGATGTATTGCAATTTCACGGAGATGAAACCCCAGAATATACCGATAATTTTAAAGGGTTTATTGTATGGAAGGCTATAAGGGTAAAAGATATCAGGGATTTAGAGTTAATAAAGCAATATTCTGTCGATGGAATACTGCTTGACAGTAAAATCGAAGGAAGCTTTGGAGGGACAGGAATTCCATTCGATTGGAATATTTTAAATAATGTAAGAATGGATAAACAATTGATACTTGCAGGAGGATTAAATTCAGATAATATATTAAAGGCTATAGAAATAGTTAAACCGGATATTGTTGATATTTCAAGCAGTGTTGAGACAGAAGGATATAAGGATTATAAAAAAATGAAGGAATTTATTGAGAAAGTGAGGGAAATATCTTGAAAGGAAGATTTGGAAGATTTGGTGGTCAATATGTGCCAGAAACAATTATGAATGCTTTGATTGAATTGGAAGAAGAATATAATAAGGCAAAAAATGATGAAAAGTTTATGGAGGAATACAGGTATTATCTCAAAGAGTATTCCGGAAGACCTACTCCGCTTTATTTTGCAGAAAACCTTACTGAAAAGTTAAACGGTGCAAAAATTTATTTAAAAAGGGAAGATTTAAATCATACAGGGGCACACAAGATAAACAATGTACTTGGTCAGGTGTTACTGGCAAAGAAAATGGGTAAAAAGAAGATAATAGCAGAAACAGGTGCTGGTCAGCATGGTGTTGCTACAGCGACGGGTGCAGCTATGTTTGGAATGGAATGTGAGATATTTATGGGGGAAGAGGATATAAGGAGGCAGTCATTAAATGTATTCAGAATGAAACTTCTCGGTGCAAAGGTTAATTCGGTAAAATCAGGTACTGCTACACTTAAAGACGCCGTTAATGAAGCAATACGCCATTGGGTTACACATATTGAGGATACATTTTATGTTATAGGTTCTGTAGTAGGACCGCATCCATATCCAACTATGGTAAGGGATTTTCAAAGAGTAATAGGGGATGAAGCAAGGGAACAAATCTTATTAAAAGAAGGCAGGGTTCCGGATTATATTATTGCATGTGTTGGCGGTGGCAGTAATTCAATGGGAATATTTTATCCTTTTATTAATGACAAATCAGTAAAATTAATTGGGGTTGAAGCCGCAGGTTTAGGACTCAATACAGATATGCATGCTGCTACGATAGCAAAGGGTTCTATTGGTGTACTTCATGGCATGATGACATATCTTTTGCAAAATGATGAAGGACAGATTATGCCGGTGTATTCAATTTCAGCAGGACTTGATTATCCGGGTGTAGGACCTGAACATTCTTATTTGAAAGATATAGGAAGGGCAGAATATCAATCAGCGTCAGATGAAGAAGCCTTAACTGCATTTATGGACTTATCTCATATAGAAGGTATAATTCCAGCACTTGAAAGTGCTCATGCAGTTGCATATGCCATGAAGTTAGCACCAAAATTAAGTAAAGATAAAATCATTATTATTAATTTATCTGGTAGAGGAGATAAAGATGTAAATACAGTTGCCAAGATAATGGGGGTGGAACTATGAACAGAATTGATTTAAGGTTTAAAATATTAAGAGAAGAAGGTCGTAAAGCAATGATTCCATTTATTGTTGCAGGTGACCCTGAGATAGAAACAACGATTGAACTTGTTGAAGCAATGGATGAAGCCGGTGCTGATATAATAGAACTGGGTATACCATATTCAGATCCTCTTGCAGATGGACCTATTATACAAGCCTCATCAACAAAAGCATTGTTAAATGGTGTCAAAATACCGGATATTATGGAGGCAGTACACAAAATAAGAGAAAAATCTGATGTTCCATTAATCTATCTTGTTTATTATAATTCTGTTTTTAGATATGGGATTGAAAGATTTATGCAAGAAGCAAAAAAAGCCGGCATTGATGGACTTATTATACCTGATTTACCCCTTGAAGAAAGGGAAGAACTGATGAAAATTGCAGGTAATTATGAAGTTTATTTAATACCCTTGGTTGCACCTACATCACAGGAACGTATTAAAAAGATATGCGAGAATGGGAAGGGGTTTGTCTACTGTGTTTCAACAACAGGTGTAACCGGTGTAAGACAAGATATTGAAACAAATATAAAAGATTATATGGATATAATATCGAAGTATACAGATATGCCTAAGGCACTCGGCTTTGGAATATCAGACAGTGAAATGGCAAAAAAATTTAAGCCGTATTGCGATGGAATTATTGTTGGAAGTGCTATTGTAAAAAAAATTGACGAAGGCAAAAATAAAACAGAGATAATAGATAATGTTAAAAAATTTGTAAAAGAAATAAAAGATGTGTTATAAATTTTTATGCTTATGTTTTTATAGATTAAAGGTGCTAAGTTTATGCACTTTTAATCTATAAATTTATCATTGGTATGCTAAAGGATGCAATTAAAGCTATAACCATTATTATCACAATAATTAAAGCTATATACCTATGCCAGCTATTTTTATTATTATATTTTTTCATACAAACACCTCAATATATTATTTGTTAATCCGTAAAATATAAAATCTCCTTATATTCTATCATATATTAATATTTTATAAAAATAAAACATAAAAAATTCATAAATTTATATAATAAAAGGAAAAATAATTACAAGGAGGAATTGAATTTGACTAAGGACGAAAATATTATATTAGTAAAAATAAAAAAGCAAATTGATAACATGTCGGAAATGATGGAAAGAATGAAGATTGCAGACTATGTAGAACTTATGCAAAGTCCCTTCAGACTTTTATGGCTAAATTTTATTGGAGGTCTTGCGCGCGGTTTTGGTATGGCAATAGGTTTTACCTTGCTCGGGGCAATCGTGATCTATATTCTTCAAAGGGCAGTCCTACTAAATTTACCGGTAATTGGTAGCGTAATAGCACATATAATTAAAATAGTTCAGCAAAATTTATAATGGTTTAAAAACTAAAAAACTTATGGAGGAGTTTGTATGGATAATAAAAAGCGGAAATATTTTTTACAAAGATTATTAGAAGAAAAAGATAATGTAATTAATATTATAGATGAAATGAAGAATAATGATGGAATAGATAAAATAGCTGAAAGGGAATATTTTCAAGAATTATCACTTGCAGATAATCATCCTGCAGATATAGGTTCAGAAGTATATGAAAAGGAAAAAAATCAAGCATTAAAAGATAATGCAAAACATATTTTAAGACAGATAGAAGATGCACTTAGCAAAATAGGTTCAGAACAGTACGGTATTTGTAATCACTGTGGAAAAGAAATAGAAAATAAGCGGCTTGAAGCCATCCCTTATACCCCCATCTGTGCTGAATGTGCTAAAAATAATGATATTAAGCTGAGAGATTTAAAATTTTCAAGACCTAATGAAGAAAGAGTGATTAAATATCCTTTTGGATGGGGATATATGGATTTTAAAGATGAAAATCAATTTGATGCTGAAGATGCAAATCAAGCAGTTGCAAGATTTAATAAAACTAAAGCTGGTCTTGACAATTATGATGAGGATTATGATGATTATAATTCTGGTTATGTAGAAGAAACTGATAAAATAAGCAATGAAGCTTATAAAAAATCAATTGAGTAATAAATGAACAATATCAATGTTGGATTTTTATACAAAAAATTTTAACATTGATATTGACTAAATATAACTATTATAATATAATATTATCGAACGCAGGGGAGTAGCTCAATTGGTAGAGCGGCGGTCTCCAAAACCGTAGGCTGCGGGTTCAATTCCTGTCTCCCCTGCCATTATTATGCTTAGAATCAAGGCTTTTCGGCTTCACTAATATGTTAAAGTTTGATTTACTAACATTTTGCTAAGATAATAAATAAAAATAAATATTAAGATTAAAACAAATCAGCAGCAAAAAAGGTTAAAAGTTGTTGAAGATGTTTATAAAGTAATAAAGAAAACTAAACAAATAATAGAAAGATGCGGCAATACAGAAAATAATATCTCTGAACTTGTAAGAGAAATAAGGGATACTAATGTCTGCTCCTCTATCTGAAGGAGGGTAATTATGTTTATAGGATGCCATTTGTCGGTATCAAAAGGATATGAAGCAATGGGTAAGGAAGCTTTAAAATTAGATGCGAATACATTGCAGTTTTTTACACGCAATCCCAGAGGTGGTAAAGCAAAAGACATCGATCCAAAGGATTGCGAAGCTTTATTAAATTTAATGAAGGAGAATAATTTTTCAAAAATTGTAGCACATGCACCATATACATTAAATCCCTGTGCATCAGATGAAAGAACAAGAGTATTTGCATTGGAAGTTATGTCGGATGATCTTAATAGGATGGAATATCTACCACATAATCTTTATAATTTTCATCCTGGCAGTCATGTAAAACAAGGAGTTAATGTGGGGATAGATTATACAATAAGTTTGCTTAATAAAATACTTAAACCAGAGCAAACGACAATTGTATTGCTTGAAACAATGGCAGGAAAAGGAACAGAAATAGGAAAGACATTTGAAGAATTAAGGAGGATCTTAGAAGGTGTTAATCTTATAGAAAAAATGGGTGTTTGCTTTGATACGTGTCATGTATATGCTGCAGGTTATGATATAGTCAATGATTTAGATGGTGTTTTAGAAGAGTTTGATAAAATAATAGGACTTAATAAATTATATGTTATACATTTAAATGACAGTAAAAATCCATTCGGAAGTCATAAGGACAGACATGAAAAAATTGGAAAAGGTTCAATCGGTATTAAAGCATTAGCTAAGGTTATAAATCATCCAAAATTAAGACATTTGCCATTTATATTAGAAACGCCAAATGATTTATCCGGTTATGCGGATGAAATCAAGATATTACGCAATTTATACAAATAGCAGTATTTAAAAAAGGTGACACAAAATTAAAATCTATTTCTGATTCAAACCCCGTCATTTCTTTAAATCTTTTAATCTCATCAATTACATTTTTTTATTTTCATCATTAATAACAATCACAATAATTCGGTACCATATTAGGTCTCTGACCGCATTAAATTCAAAAATATATATTATTGTGATATAATTCTTCTTGAGATAATTTCAAGGAGGGTATACAAAATGGATGAGTTTGTTCCAAATAGGGAAGATGCATATAATCTTTTAAGGAAATATATCAAAAATGAAAGCTTGATACACCACGCTTTAGCCGTTGAAGCTGTTATGAGGCACTTTGCAGAATTATTTAATGAAGACAAAGAAAAATGGGGCATCATAGGATTACTTCATGACCTTGACTATGAAATGTTTCCTCACGAGCACTGCAAGAAGGTTAAAGAAATACTTAAAGAGAATAATTATCCTGATGATTATATAAATGCGATAGTAAGTCATGGATGGAAAATATGCTCTTCTGTAGAACCAACTGAAAAAATGGAAAAAGTTTTATATTCGATTGATGAACTAACTGGTTTGATAACTGCTACTGCACTTATGCGTCCAAGTAAAAGCGTGCTTGACTTAGAAGTAAAATCAGTCAAAAAGAAATGGAAACAAAAAGGTTTTGCAGCAGGTGTAAACAGAGATATCATTAAAGAAGGTGCGGAAATGTTGGGGATGGATCTAAACCAAGTTATTGATGAAACAATAAAAGGTATGTGTAACGTTGCGGATAAGATTGGTTTGAAGGGAAATTTATAGAATATTAACATTATCATAAATCAATTACTTAATTTGAATTTGAGTAAAAAATTTTTATTGTGTCTTCAAATAAAAAGAGTATAATTATATCCTGAGAATAAAAGTATTAATGATTTGCAAAAAATATAGCAAAATGTTTTTATACTAAGTCTGCTAAAATTGAGTTAATTGGAGGTATTAATTGATGGACAGTGCTTTCCCCAAAAAGGTCCTGATTGTAGAAGATAGTAAATTTAACGCTCAAATAACGGCGGATATTTTAAGCAAATATGGATACAAAACAGAAATAGCCTCAACGGGAGAAGAAATTGTGGAAAAGATAAACAACAACCAAAGTTATGATTTAATCATTATGGATATAGAACTTGGAGGAACAATCGACGGAATAGATGCAGCTCAAATAGCTCAGCAGCATACGGATATTCCAATTTTATTTTTAACTGCAAATGCCAATAAAGAAATAATGGAAAAAATCCGATCAGTTACAGCTTACGGTTATGTCTTGAAAGGTGTGGACGAATGTGTACTCATATCTCAAATAGAAATGGCTTTTAAGCTCTATGAGGCAAAAAAACAGATAAAAAAGAGAGAAGAATTGTTTCACAGTATGTTTGAAAGCCATGATGTAATGATGCTACTTATCGAACCCGAATCAGGACGCATTATTGATGCTAACAAAGCTGCTTGTCATTTCTACGGTTATTCCAAAGAAACCATGCTGCAGATGGATATAGAAGCTGCTATTGGCATTTTTACCATAGATGGTTGTCAAAAATGTTCGGAAGTTTTAAAGAAAGGCAACAGTCCCTGTATTTGTCTTCAAAAATTAGGTGACGGAAAAAAGAGATTAATAAAAACATATTCATCTCTTTTAGATTATCAAGGAAAAACATTGTTGTATCTGATTATCTTTGACATTACCGAAGAATTGAAAGCAAGAAAAAATCTTGAATTTTATAAAAAACTTTTTGAAGATTCACTCAATGAAATTTACATATTCCATTCAAAGACATTAAAATTCATTGAAGTAAACCGTGGGTCAAGGGAAAATTTGGGATATACTGAAGAAGAGTTCGAAGAAATGACTCCTCTTGACTTAGAACCTGAGTTTACATTACAAAGTTTTAAAGAACTTCTTCAGCCGATTTCTAATGGAGAACAGAAATTAATCATATTTGATACAATGCACCGCAGAAAAGATGGTTCTTTATATCCAGCAGAGATTCACTTAGAACTTATAGAATATGGAGAAGAAAAAGTATATGTAGCACTTGCTGTTGACCTGACAGAGCACAAAAGGATAAAAAGAGACTTAAAAGAAAAGGACGAAATTTTAAGTACTATAATGGAATATGCAGGAGATGCTATTATTATGATTGATGATAACGGTAAAGTGACCTTCTGGAATCCTGCAGCGGAACGTATACTTGGTTATTCAAAAGATGAAATATTAGGAAAAGAATTGCATGAATTTATGATTCAAGATGAACAATTATATAAAGTATATAGAGAAGCGTTTAAAAAATACCGATTAAGCGGTAAAGGAAGTACAGCAGGTAAGACAGTTGAGATGAAAACAAAACATAAATATGGATATGAAATTGATGTAGAAATTTCTATTTCTGCCGTTAGAATTAAAGATTCGTGGCATGCAATAGGGATTATTCGTGATATAAGCGAGCGTAAAAGATTTGAGGAACTGCTTTACCGTCAATCTGTTACTGATCCCCTCACAAATATCTATAACAGGCGTTTTTTTATGCAGATGTTGGAGCAAGAAGCAGAACGAACAAAAAGAAATAAAAAGCCATTTTCACTTATTATGTTTGACTTAGATCATTTTAAAAACGTAAATGACCGTTTTGGACATGCAGCAGGTGATATGGTTCTCAAAAGTGTTGCCGATAGAGTAAAAGGAAGGATACGCAAGACAGACTGCTTTGCACGCTTGGGAGGAGAAGAATTTATAATCCTCCTGCCTGAAACTTCTTTAGAGGATGCAGTTGTTAAAGCTGAAGAGCTTAGAAAACAGGTAAGTACGATGGAATTGGAAGGAATAGACAGAGTAACAGCAAGCTTTGGTGTAACTGAATACAGGGACAGTGATACCATTGACACGGTTTGTTCACGAGTAGATAATATGCTTTATGAAGCAAAAGGTAAAAGAAGAAATTGTGTAAAAAGAGGGTAAAATTCCTAAAATATTTTACATAGAAAAAATGTTTAGTGTAAAATATAAATACAAAGAATTGCAGAAATAAAATGCAAATAAAAATTGAAAAAAGTCATTGATGCAAAAAACAATTAGGTCTTTTCCAAATGCAATATCATACTTTATAGATATAATGATGGGGGATAATAATTATATTAATTTTAAAGCAAAAGTGCCTTTATATGCTGCACATCTTAAGAAATTAAAAGCAAAAACTCAAATTCTGATTAGTATCTAAATCTATATTCATAATATATTAATATAGTGTTGTAATTTTAATAAATAAAAAAGAGGAAGATATTGTATACCTGTTCTGTCTTTTATATTATATTTTCACAAATCTTCCTCTTAAATCAAAACAATTTTTATTTTTAAGGATAAAATTAAGATTGTTAAATATATTCTGTAATAGATGAAAACATTTAAAATTAAGGATAGCAGGTTTAATTGTTTTTATTCTTAAGAAACTTATAACTAATCACGTTCAGAATATTTTCCAACCGTTTATTACAAGGTATTTGATACCAAAGAATTTTTTTAAATCAATTGTAAGGCATTCTGTTTGGCAAATTGATTTATTAATATAAATATTAATTGATTCAATGTTTAATAAATAATATTTATCTACATTCTTTGGTATTCCAAATACTATTTCAGGTGTAAAACTTGCTTCTATACATGAGTTTATAATATCGTGATTTTTAATATATACACTACCGCCCTTTTTTTCAATAAATTCTTTTGCAGTTTTAGTGATTTTCAAATCAAACACCCTTTTTATAAAAGATATCAGTTAAATACACTATCTTTAACCTGCTCTTTAGTGAGTTTATCAGTAACTAACCATCCGTACCATTTCATAATGGAATCTATTATAATAGTTATTGCAAGGATTATTATAGCTATTGATATTGTTACAAGTACCATATTGCCTTTTGGTAGATAGTTTGTAACTATATTCAAATATGCCGCATACAAAGTAGTTGTAGCTATGAATATAAAAGGAACTAATGTTATCCATATATATTGAATTTTCCCTTTTTTAATAATAACAGTGGTTCCTAAAGCTAATGCTATTGCTCCAAGTAGTTGGTTGGAAGTTCCGAACAAGGGCCATAATGTTGAAATATTTCCGCCATATACTAAATATCCCCATGAAAAAGACATCAGAAAACTGGTTATAATTATACCTGGCCACCAATTTCTATCTTTTAAAGGTTTATATATAAATCCCCCTGCTTCCTGAAGCAAGTATCTTCCTACACGCGTACCTGCATCTATTGTTGTAAGAATAAATAATGCTTCAAACAGTATTACAAAATGATAAAGGTATGCACCGAGATGCTCTAAAAATGGAATTTTTGAAAAGATAAAGGTCATACCTACACCAAGCGTTACTGCACCACCCGGTCGTCCTGCTACGTTTTCACCTACTAAATGTGATAAAACTGGCAGGTCTACAACCTTCATTCCCAATTTCTGAAAAACTTCAGGTGCTACGTTTATAGCAAAATAATCGGCTGGAATTAAGCTTGTTGCAGCGATTAAAGCCATTATTGCAACAAAACCTTCTGCTAACATTGCACCATATGCAATAGGAAGTATGTCCTTTTCATTTTTTATCATTTTAGGTGTTGTTCCTGAGGAAACTAATGCATGAAATCCTGACAATGCTCCACACGCAATTGTTATGAACAAATAAGGCCATACTTTTCCCGGTATTATTGGTCCTCCACCGTTTACAAAAGGAGTTATTGCAGGCATTCGTATTGCAGGATTAACAAATATAACACCTATTGCCAAAAGAAACATTACACCAAGCTTCATGTAGGTGCTTAAATAATCCCTGGGAACCAATAGGAGCCATACAGGTAAGACTGCAGCTAAAAAACCATATGATGCCAAAATAATTGTCATCTCTTTCTGATTAAATGTTAAATAATGAGCTATGGCTGTGTGTTCAATATATGGTCCTGCAACAACAGAAATAAGCAAAAGTGTTATACCTATTATTGTAGCTCCTTTTATATCTTCTGGTCTAATCCATCTCATGTAAATTGCCATAAAAATTGCTATTGGTATTGTAGCGCCAACGATAAAAGTTCCCCATGGGCTGTTATAGAGTGCATTTACGATAACAAGTGCGAGTCCAGCCATTGTAATTACAAGGATAAAAATAACGGCTATTGCAGTTGCTATACCTGATATTTTATTTACTTCTTTTCTTGTAATATCTATTATTGATGTGCCGTCATATCTTACAGATGCAAAAAGTATTACCATATCGTGAACACCGCCTGCTACTACTGCACCAATTAGAATCCACAGGGTTC
This is a stretch of genomic DNA from Aceticella autotrophica. It encodes these proteins:
- a CDS encoding carbon starvation CstA family protein, which gives rise to MNGLVLVIIAASVYALAYRYYGAFIAAKVLALDGNRKTPAYKLENGYDYVPTNKWVLFGHHFAAIAGAGPLVGPVLAAQFGYLPGTLWILIGAVVAGGVHDMVILFASVRYDGTSIIDITRKEVNKISGIATAIAVIFILVITMAGLALVIVNALYNSPWGTFIVGATIPIAIFMAIYMRWIRPEDIKGATIIGITLLLISVVAGPYIEHTAIAHYLTFNQKEMTIILASYGFLAAVLPVWLLLVPRDYLSTYMKLGVMFLLAIGVIFVNPAIRMPAITPFVNGGGPIIPGKVWPYLFITIACGALSGFHALVSSGTTPKMIKNEKDILPIAYGAMLAEGFVAIMALIAATSLIPADYFAINVAPEVFQKLGMKVVDLPVLSHLVGENVAGRPGGAVTLGVGMTFIFSKIPFLEHLGAYLYHFVILFEALFILTTIDAGTRVGRYLLQEAGGFIYKPLKDRNWWPGIIITSFLMSFSWGYLVYGGNISTLWPLFGTSNQLLGAIALALGTTVIIKKGKIQYIWITLVPFIFIATTTLYAAYLNIVTNYLPKGNMVLVTISIAIIILAITIIIDSIMKWYGWLVTDKLTKEQVKDSVFN